A single region of the Xenopus laevis strain J_2021 chromosome 4L, Xenopus_laevis_v10.1, whole genome shotgun sequence genome encodes:
- the LOC108714582 gene encoding natural cytotoxicity triggering receptor 3: MYTSASLSQNIEVSQIPEVNVIEGSTANLQCSYNMINLDLPIGWYKWYRHVLHGADIFRSDDFKDRLTKESTEDFLNNRSASIQLHNVGLTDTGMYFCEVVFFGQMQITGHGNGTFLNVTVTGVTECWGYPVQHEQ, translated from the exons ATGTACACTTCAGCTTCTCTCTCACAGAACATAGAAGTATCCCAGATCCCTGAAGTGAATGTCATAGAGGGCAGCACAGCCAACCTACAGTGTAGCTACAACATGATCAACTTGGATCTACCCATTGGCTGGTACAAATGGTACAGACATGTGCTGCACGGGGCTGATATATTTCGGAGTGATGATTTTAAGGACAGACTGACCAAAGAAAGTACAGAAGATTTCCTGAACAATAGATCAGCCAGCATACAGCTGCACAATGTAGGACTCACAGACACCGGAATGTATTTCTGTGAAGTTGTGTTTTTTGGTCAGATGCAAATTACAGGACACGGTAATGGAACTTTCCTCAATGTGACTGTGACAG GGGTCACAGAATGCTGGGGATACCCTGTACAACATGAACAATGA
- the LOC121403162 gene encoding natural cytotoxicity triggering receptor 3-like, which yields MKWSELLLILAALQASLSQNIEVSQIPEVNVIEGSTANLECSYNMSNLYLSIGWYRWYRHVLHGVDIFLSDEFKDRISIESKEDFLNKTSASIQLHNVGLTDTGMYICEVEFSGQKQIKGHGKGTFLNVTEQIASQNHFTAYIVVGALAVISAILVAAYRWYLSVTKHGSCDLPAVNSFVEEFSKTWQEVQKSLSSAVAAQKKASDKHRRDSPVYQQQDLVGSSISSQNR from the exons ATGAAATGGTCGGAGCTCTTGCTGATACTGGCAGCACTGCAAG CTTCTCTCTCACAGAACATAGAAGTATCCCAGATCCCTGAAGTGAATGTCATAGAGGGCAGCACAGCCAACCTAGAGTGTAGCTACAACATGAGCAACTTGTATCTATCCATTGGCTGGTACAGATGGTACAGACATGTACTGCATGGGGTTGATATCTTTCTGAGTGATGAATTTAAGGACAGAATTAGCATAGAAAGTAAAGAAGATTTCTTGAACAAGACATCAGCCAGCATACAGCTGCACAATGTAGGACTCACAGACACTGGAATGTATATCTGTGAAGTGGAGTTTTCTGGCCAGAAGCAAATTAAAGGACACGGTAAAGGAACTTTCCTCAATGTGACAG AACAGATTGCTTCACAGAATCACTTTACTGCCTACATTGTAGTTGGAGCTCTGGCCGTGATTTCTGCAATCTTAGTTGCTGCTTATCGGTGGTATCTGAGTGTCACTAAACATG GTTCATGTGATCTTCCTGCTGTTAATTCCTTTGTGGAAGAATTTTCTAAGACCtggcaggaggttcagaagtcattatcttctgcagtagctgctcagaagaaGGCTTCAGACAAACATCGGAGAGATTCTCCGGTGTATcag caaCAAGATCTGGTGGGGAGCTCAATCAGCTCTCAGAACAGGTGA